TAGGTCAGCTCACAAGTTTTCCAAAGGTTTTAGGTATAGCTGCTGCTATACTGCTGTTTTTGAGTTTTATACCGGGGCTGCCTTTTCTGCCTTTCTTTATTCTGGCAGTGGCTTGTACTGTAGGAGCTTATCTATTATATAAGGAAGAAAAAGCTCAGATTATTATGCAGGAAGAAAACATCAATATGGAAATGGCAGAACAGGAAAATAAAGAACCGGAAAATGTAATGAATTTGATTTCTGTAGAACCTATGGAAATAGAAATAGGCTATGGTTTAATACCCCTGGCAGATGAGGCCTCTGGAGGAGACCTTCTTCAGAGAATTGCCTCTGTAAGAAGGCAGTGTGCCATAGAAATGGGAATTGTAGTGCAGCCTATAAGAATAAGGGACAATCTTCAGCTTAAGACTAATGAATATGTAGTAAAAATAAGGGGAACTGTGGTGGCAAAGGGTGAACTTATGCCTAGTATGCTTTTATCCATGGATCCTACTGGTGAAGGTGGAGATATTCCAGGTATAAAGACCATTGAGCCAACCTTTGGTCTACCAGCAGTATGGATTAATAAAGATCAAAGAGAAGATATGGAAATTAAAGGGTTTACAGTGGTAGATCCTACTACAGTTATGGTAACACATTTGACAGAAACTATAAAATCACATTCATATGAATTACTTGGAAGACAAGAGGTTAAAGCTATAATTGATTCTATGAAGGAAAGATATAGTGCTGTAGTGGAAGAACTTATACCAGATCTTATGACCATTGGTGAACTTCAAAAAGTACTTCAGAATCTTCTTAAAGAAAAGGTTCCTATTAAGGATATGGTAACTATCCTTGAAAGTCTTGCAGATAACTCAAGAAATTCTAAGGATCTGGAGTTATTAACAGAATATGTTAGAATTGCTCTTGGAAGAACTATATGCAATCCATTGATAGATGATAATAACAGGATAACAGTGGCTACTTTTGCACCTGAGGTTGAAAATGTCATAGCAAATAATATACAAAAATCCATGCAGGGCTCTTTCCCTGCAGTGGATCCAGATACTACTTCAAGAATTCTTGATTCTATAAAGAATGTACTTAATACCATATATTTTCCCGAAAATCAGCCGGCTATATTGGTATCCCCAAAGATAAGACCAGCGGTGAGAAAACTTATAGAAATGGTATTCCCAAATATTACTGTTTTATCTTTAAATGAAGTACCTAATGAAATTGAAATAAGAACTGAAGGAGTTGTCAGTTTATAATGATTATAAAAAAATACGTTGTAAGCACCATGAATGAAGCTGTCACAAAGATAAGACATGAACTGGGAAAGGATGCAGTAATAATAAGTCAGCGAAAGATGAGAAAAAAGGGCTTTACAGGACTATTTTCAAAGAAAGTTATAGAAGTTACTGCAGCAGTAGAAGAGATAAATAAATCTAAAAAAAACACTAAAAATAGAGTAGAAGTTAAGAAGGATTCCGTTAAAGACAGTTTAGAAGCCATAAAAAAGGCCGTGGAAATTCAAAGAGATAACAAAGAAGTAGTATTACAGCAAAAAAATGTAGAGGAATCTATTGATAAGAATATTAAAAGAGATTTTAACATTATAAAAAGTGAAGATAATTTACTTCGTGAAATTAAGGATATGAAAAATATATTAAATGATATTATGGATAGTAAAAATGTCAGCTTAAAAAATGGAAGTCCTATTTATAAAACTTTGAGAGATTATGATTTAAAAGAAGAGATAATAGAAGAAATTATAAGTAGAATGAAGCTGGAAAGTGATGATTTAGATGAAAAAGAAAAGTTAAAAAAGGTTTTAGTTTCTATGATTTCTGTAACTGAAACTAAAGAACAGGGGGTTATTGTATTAATAGGGCCCACTGGAGTGGGAAAGACAACCACTATTGCAAAACTTGCAGGGAAATTTGCACTTATTGAAAAGAAGACGGTAGGATTAATAACTGTGGATACCTACAGAATAGGAGCAGTGGAACAGCTTAAGACCTATGCAGATATTATGGATATACCCTTTAAAGTAGTATTTTCCATAAAGGACATGGAAAGTGCAGTGGAGGCTATGCAGAATTGTGATGTAATACTAGTAGACACTACTGGCAGAAGCAGTAAAAACAAAATGCAGATTTCTGAATTAAGAGCTTTTATAGATAAAACTCATTCTGAAAATTTACATCTGGTAATAAGCTGCACTACAAAGAATAGTGATATTAAGTCTATAGTTGAGGGCTATAGAGTTTTGAATTATAATAATGTTATAATAACAAAATTAGATGAAACTACTACTTATGGTTCTATATTGAATATACTTAAAGAAGCGAAAAAACCTTTGAGTTATGTATCAATTGGACAAAATGTCCCAGATGATATTACAACGTTAACCACAGAGGAACTGGTAAATCTTATTACAGGAGTGGAAAGTATATGTTAGATCAAGCTCAGCGCTTAAGACAGATGGCTGCAAAAGAGGGTAATATGAATAAATCTCAAACAGCACCTAAAATAATTACAGTTACTTCTGGTAAAGGAGGAGTAGGTAAAAGTAATTTTGTAGTAAATCTTTCCATAACTCTTCAGAAAATGGGAAAAAAAGTTCTCATTTTTGATGCAGATGTAGGTATGGGGAACGATGATGTACTGATGGGATTTTTGCCTAAATACAATGTATTTGATGTTATATTCAACAATAAAAATATAGAGGACGTAATTATAGAAGGCCCTTTTGGAGTAAAACTTCTGCCGGGAGGATCTGGTGTAGCAAGAATAAATGAGATTACCAATACTCAAAGAAATAATTTTTTGAATAAATTATCACAATTAGAAAATTTGGATTATATTATAATGGATACTGGTGCAGGAATAAGCAGAAGTGTATTGGGGTTTGTATCCTGCTGTGATGAGCTTTTTCTCATAATAACCCCAGAACCAACTTCCCTCATGGATTCTTATAGCCTTTTAAAAGCCGTAGTACATTTTAAAATAAAGGATCAGATAAAGATAATTGTCAATAGAACCTATGACAGTGAAGAAGCAGAAGAAACTTATAATAAATTTGCAAATGCAGTAAATAATTTCTTGAAGATTCATATTTCCTATATGGGAAATATATCTGAAGATAGGAAATTGGTTTCAGCAGTGAGAAATCAAGAACCTTTTGTAATTGGAAGCCCTAATTCTTCCGCTTCTCAGGACTTGCTGAAAATAGCAAATAAAATTTTAGGTGATTCTGAAGGATATTATAAATCTAATGAAGCAGGTATACAGGGATTATTTAAAAAGATATTTAATATATTTTCATAAGGAGCTATAATTATGGATAGTAGTAATATTAACTTTAATATGAATTCAAAATGTGAAGTTTTTATAGAGGAGGACAGCAGTGTATATAAGAGCAGCATACAGGATATGGGAAAAGGTTATATAGGTATATCAATACCTGTTTGTAATGGTAAATATGCACCTTTAAGTGAAAATCAGCAGGTGACTGTAGTATATTATGATAAGAATAATTTATATGGTTTTAATGCCAATGTCATAGGCAGAAAAAAGGACAAAATACCAATTATATTGCTGAGTATGCCTGAAGATATAAAAAAAGTGCAGAGAAGGAAATTTTTTAGAGTAAATCTGTTAAAGGAAGTAGAATATTTAAAAGCTGACAAAAATATTTCAGATAGTACCTTCAATGAACTCATTAAAAATCCAAAGAATTTTAAAAAAGCACTGATGATAGATTTAAGCGGCGGAGGTCTTAGGTTAAAAACTAAGGAAGAAATCAAGTTAGGTGATAGATTTATAATAAAGATTCCACTGCAGCAGGAAGAGATTTTTGTAATAGATGATTGTGTAAGGGTATATAAGGATACAGATAGTAATTTATATGTTTCAGGCTTTTCTTTTGTAAATATTGATACAAAAGTACAGGATAAGATCATAGCTTATTTGTTTTGGATAATGCGTGAACAGATGAAAAAAATTTAAGGCGGTGATTGGTATTATGGCCATGAGGAGAACTTCTGATACCAAAGAAGCAGTAGTTAAAAAATATATTCCCTTAGTAAAGTATATAGCATCCAGAGTTATAATAGGTAAAAATAAATATGTAGAATACGAAGACCTTGTAGGATATGGAATGGTAGGTCTGATGGATGCCATAAATAAATTTGATAATAGCAAGGGAATGAAGTTTTCCAGCTATGCTTCTATCAGAATAAAGGGAGCTATGATAGATGAACTGAGAAAAAACAGTCCTATATCCAAAGGTGCTATGGATAAATTAAATAAATACAATCAAATAATTGAAATGCTGCAAAAGGAGTTATTAAGGGAACCTACTTATGAAGAAATAGCAGAGGCTTTTGGAGGAACTATAGGAGAGATAGCAGAGGTGGAAAATTATATAAATTATATGTCCGTAACTTCTCTTGAAAATTTAGTTTTTTCAGAGGAGGATGATATGCCTGTAATTTCTACTATAGAAGATAAAAATAGTCCAAGTCCAGAAAAGACCTTGGAGGAAAAAGAACAGATAGAATTTTTGGCAAAGGCATTGGATATATTGAATGAGAAAGATAAAACCGTACTTTCACTATATTACTATGAAGGCTTAACTTTAAAGGAAATAGGCAAGGTTTTATCTGTATCGGAATCAAGAGTTTGTCAGCTTCATTCAAGAGCCATAGTACACTTAAGACAAGCTTTGAAAAAACTGAAATATGAATAATAAAGCGGGGTTAATTTAATATGACTACGGTATTACTATTAATCATAGGAATTTTATTAATAGGTGTAAATATTAGAGCTATGAGAAAGGATAAAAGTAGTTTTAAAAATGCTTTTGATAATGCTTCAACTAATATTAAAGATTACGATTTAGAGATTGGAAAGTTACGAAAAGAATTTGCAGAGACAATAATGGAACTTCAGAATGAAATAGAGAATTTAAAGGATAGATTGGAAGAAAAATCAGATATACAGAAAGATAATGTACATAATTTTAAAATAGATAATTCTTTGGAAAGCAGTCTTTTGGAAAATAATAAATTAGATGTAATAGAAATTCAAAGTACTGAAAATGGTGCTGTAGAAGAGAAAAAAATAGATTATAAAGAGAATTACGCTACTCAAAATGCATACTTAGATAATAGAGAAATAAACAATGTTAAAATTGATGATATAGAAAGACTTATGAAGGAAGGGCTATCCATAGACAGCATATCGGAAAAGCTTGGAATAGGTAAGGGGGAGATATTATTAATAAAAAAATTATACATAAAGTAAAAGTTTTTATAGAATTTCTTTCAGATAGAAAAGTTCTTGCGGGTATGGGAATAGGGATGATTATAGCTACCTGTTTTATGATTACTGCAAAATCAGCGGTAACACTTAGCAGAGCTGAAATTGAGAGTAAGGCCTTCTCCTATGGAATGAAATATCCTCAGGATATGAAAGTGATAAATGATAAGGATGTGAAAAAATGATAAGAAGTTTATATACAACTATTTCAGGAATGATTACTCAGCAGGCTAAGCAGGATGTTATAACAAATAATATGTCAAATGCCAACACTGTAGGTTTTAAGGGAGATAATCTTGCCATAAGAAAGTTTAATGATGTACTTATTCAAAACCAAAGCAAAATATATAATGGAGTAAATTACACTCAGACTATAGGAAATTTAAGTTTTGGAAGCAGAATTGATGAAACTGCTACAGATTTTACTCAGGGCAATATAGAAAGCACTGATTCAGATACGGATTTTGCTATTGACGGTAGGGGGTTTTTCACAGTCAGCAGGGACAATGGAACAACAGCACAGAATTATTATACCAGAGATGGACATTTCCATGTGAATATGCAGGGATATCTGGTTAATGATTCTGGAGATTATGTCATGGGAAGAAATATTAACAGCGGCAATGTGGAGAGAATTAATGTGGGCAATGGGAAGATTACCAGCGATATCTATGGCAATATAAATATAGATGGAACTCCTGCCTATGCATTTCAAACGGTGGATTTTAACAATTATAATACGCTTAAAAAAGTAGGAGATAATCTGTATCAAGGAGAAAACCCAATAGCTAATAACAATATATTTGTAAAACAAAAATCGCTGGAAGAGTCAAATATAAATCCTGTAAATGAAATGGTAAATATGATGTCTACCATGAGGACCTTTGAAACACAGCAAAAAATAGTGCAATCCATAGATCAGACTTTGGGACAAGCTATTGATGTAGGTACTGTTAGATGATATGAGAGGTGAATAGAATGGATAGATTAATGTGGACCAGTAGAAGTGCTATGAATGCACAGCAGCAAAAACTGGATGCTATATCAAATAATATAGCAAATGTAAATACCAATGGGTACAAAGCGGAGAAAGTTGAGTTTAGTGATTTATTATATGAAAATTTCACAAGATTAGGTTATCCTACAAATACTAATAATGCCAATGGTATTAACAGTGTTCCTCAGAATGGTACTGGAGTAAAAACTACTGATTGGATAAGAGATAATACTCAGGGAAGTTTGACTGAAACTAGCCAAGAAACGGATCTAGCACTGGATGGCAGCGGATATTTTAGAGTTATTCGTCCTGATGGATCAGCTGCTTATGAGAGAAGCAGTGATTTTAATTTAGATGTAAATGGAAGATTGGTGGACAGTAATGGAAATATACTCGAAATAAATTTTACCAATGGAAATACACCGCTTACAAAAGGGAATTTTATGATTTCTCAAGATGGAACTTTAAGTGTAAAAGAAGCTAATGGAGCTTTCCAAGCTGTGGGAAATATAAATGTATATGATGCTGTAGGTGAGGAGCCATTTATTTCTGTAGGAAATAATCTATATGTTCCAAAGCCTGGTGCACAGATCTTCACTGCTAACAATACCAATATAATGCAGGGATATACTGAAAATTCTAATGTGGATATTGCAAAAGAAATGGTAGATATGATTGCAGCTCAGAGGGCTTTTCAGCTTAATACTAAAAGCTTGACTACCGCAGATGAAATGTGGGGCATGGTGAATAATTTGAGGTCTAGATAGATATTAAATAAAGATTAAAAATAACCTTTTTAAGATGCAGTATTAATCTTAAAAAGGTTATTTTTAACTAATCTAAATTTTCAATTGTACTTGTAAGTGGTGGTATAACCTGTTTCTTTCTTGAAAGTACTCCTGGAGCATAAGCACAATTGTCAACTAATTCAACTCCAAAGGCCTTTGAAACAATATCTTTATTTGGGCCTACGGCAATAAGCTTAGATCCGCCTTTTAATATATCTGTTAGGAGAAGCAAAAGTATGTTGAAATTTTCGTCTTTAGCTTTACCTTCCATGTAATCTATCATTTCTGATTTCATAGGTTCAAAGCCTTCAAGATCCATAGTTCCAACCTGAGATACACCTATTTTGTAATCTGATAAGTGGAAAACCTTGTAGTCCTGGTTGAATATTTCACTTACAGTTTTACCTTCCAGAGAAGTACCTGCCTTAAACATTTCAGTTGCAAAGTCTTCAGGGTCGATTTCAGCTATTTTAGCCAATTTAGCAAGTATCTCTCTATCCACATCAGTAGTAGTTGGAGATCTGAATAATAGAGTATCAGATATTATAGCTCCGCATAGAAGACCTGCAATTTCCTTTGAAGGTGTTATACCATTTTCAAAGAAGATAGAACCAATTATAGTACAAGAACTTCCTACAGGCTGATTTCTGAAATATATAGGTGAACCTGTCTGTATATCTGCAAGTCTATGGTGATCTATAATTTCGATTATTTCTGCATCTTCAAGACCATCTATTGTTTGAGATTTTTCATTGTGATCTACCAGTATAAGTTTCTTTTTATCTTTTGCTATAAGATGATAACGTGAAATTGTACCTGCTACTCTATTGGATTCATCAAGTACAGGATAACTTCTGTATCTTGTTTTTATCATTGAATCTTTTACTTCATCAACATAGTCATCGGTATTGAAAGTGATAATATCTGAATCATTAAGTATGTAACTTACAGGAATACTTTGAACTATAAGTCTAGTTGTAGTAAAGGAATCATAAGGAGTTAAGATGATTGAAGTACCGGATTTTTTTGCCTTTTCAATTATTTTTTCATCTACAACATGATTTCCCGCTACTATCATGAGAGAAGCTTTTGCTTCTACAATGATGGATTGAGTATCTTTTCTATCTCCGCAGATTACTATATCACCCTCATTGATATATTCTTCAGCGCTTACTGGAAGCATTGCTGCAACTACAATTTTACCAGGAAAACTAGAAGTATTTTTACTTAAGTAAATTGCTCTTGCAGATAATGTATCAAGTATATTGTCTATTTTAGTTTTAGATTTTGCAAGAATATTATCATCCCAATTGTCAATATAAGTAGATACTAAATTTGAAACTGAGGCAAGACCCTTTAATTTTCCCTGTTCGTCAACTACAGGCAGGGATTTTACTTTATTTTCTTTCATAAGAGACCAAGCTTTTTTTAGAGAAATATCAGGAGATATTGGCGAAATATTGTCAAAAGTAAGATCTGAAACCTGAAGTTTCATAGTAGTTTTAAGTTGTGGTTCTTTTACTCCAAAGTAATCTAGAATAAATTTAGTTTCTCTGCTGATTTCTCCAAGTCTTAGAGGTACTGCCTCTATTTTACCTGTCTTATTTTTAAAATCTGAATATGCTATAGCGGCACATATGGAATCTGAGTCTGGATTTTTATGCCCTGTTACGTAAATTACATCTTTCATAAATGCTTGTTACCAAAAGGTTATGTATTTTGGCAACTCCCTCCTTTGTTCTTCATTTAATTGTATATTTATTATTAAAATTATAAGATAAATCAATAAAGCTGTTTTGAAGTCTTTAAAATCCTCAAGACTTAGTAATATGAGCTATTGTTACAATTTACCTTACTATATTTTATAATTTACCTCTATAAAAGTAAAGTAAAAGAATTAAATTTTTTTCATAAAGCTTATAGGTATTCACATATATTATTTATATAGAAATGGACAAGGGTAAAGGTATATAGCTGAAAAATAAGTAATAAATAAGCAATGCTTGAAAGCTAATAACTAAGGCAGGAGGAAAGAAAATGATTAATGAAAAGGAAATCTATAATGGACTTAGGAGTAAGGAGGTGGAAGACAGACTAAAAAAATATGGATTAAATATACTGGAAAAGAAGAAGACTATATCTGCTTTCAGTATATTTTTATCTCAATTTAATGATTTTATAACTTGGGTTCTGATAGGAGCTACAGTTATATCTGGAATAATGGGAGAAAAAGCAGATGCCATAACTATAATAGTCATAATTGTTATGAATGCAATTTTAGGGTTTATTCAGGAATTTAGAACAGAAAAATCTCTTGAAGCCTTGAAAAATATGGCGTCACCAACTGCAAAGGTAATGAGAGATGGAGATATTCAAGTAATAAATGCAGAAAATCTTGTGCCTGGTGATTTAATCATAATAGAGAGTGGTGATAGAATACCGGCAGATGCTATTATTGTACAGGCATCCAATGTAAAGGTTGATGAATCACTTCTCACAGGGGAATCTATTGGAGTAGAAAAGACTGATAGTAATGAAAATAACAACATATATATGGGCTCTATTGTACTTACTGGCAAGGGCGAAGCCAGAGTTATTGAAACAGGTATGAATACAGAAATGGGTAAAATAGCAAATTTACTCCAAAATATAGATGAAGATAAGACCCCTTTAAAAGAAAAATTATCTTCTTTGGGAAAAGTGCTGGTTGTACTGTGTATAGCTATATGTATAATAGTTACAGCCCTTGGAATTATAAGAGGGCAGGATAAATACCAGATGTTTCTACTTGGAGTTAGTCTTGCAGTAGCAGCTATACCAGAAGGATTACCAGCTATAGTAACAGTAGCTTTAGCTTTAGGGGTATCAAGAATGCTTAAGAGAAACTCTCTTATAAGAAAACTTCCTGCAGTAGAAACTCTAGGTTGTACCTCTATAATATGCAGTGATAAAACTGGTACACTAACGCAGAATATGATGACTGTAAAATCTATGTATTACAATGGAAAAATGTATAGTGAGAACTCTTTTAATGAGAGAGTGTTGACTCCATTAAAAAAGGTGTTTACTTATTGTAATGATAGTGATTTAAATAATAAAGAAAAAGATATAAGTAAAGCTCTTATGGGAGACCCTACAGAGACAGCTTTAATTAAGGCATTTTTTAGTAGTGCAGATGAACTGAAGAGATTTTTAAATAAGGTTAATAGAATCAGTGAAATACCTTTTGATTCCAATAGAAAGATGATGTCTGTAATTTTAAATGATAGAGGCAATAAGATTTCATATGTAAAAGGAGCACCTGAGAGGATTATTGAAAGATGCAAGTATATATTTATAGATGGTGAAGTAAAATTGTTTACCAATAGTTACAAGAGTAAAGTTCAAGCAGCAGTGGATACTATGGCAAATAGGGCCCTAAGGTGTATTGGCGCTGCCTATAAAGATAAAGGTATTATTACCCAGAATAATCAGGAGAAAGATCTTGTCTTTTTAGGTCTGGCGGGCATGATTGATCCTCCAAGACAGGAAGTTAAACCAGCAGTATTGAAGTGCAAAGAAGCTGGGATAAAGCCGATAATGATAACGGGAGATCATAAGAATACGGCCTTTGCCATTGGTAAAGAACTAGATATATGCAGCCATATATCAGAAGTTATAACTGGTGAGGAGCTGGATAGACTAAATGACAAGAAACTGGCAGAGGCAATAAATAAAGTTAAAATATTTGCAAGGGTTAGTCCTGAACATAAACTTAGAATAGTAAAGGCCTTTAAAAAGAAAAATAAAATAGTAGCCATGACGGGAGATGGAGTAAATGATGCTCCTGCAGTTAAAGAAGCAGATATAGGTATATCTATGGGCATATCTGGAACTGATGTTACGAAAGAAGCAAGCTCCATGATACTTTTGGATGATAACTTTACAACTATTGTATCTGCAGTTGAAGAGGGGAGAGTAATATACAATAATATAAGGAAGTTCATAAGATATCTTTTATCCTGTAACTTAGGAGAGGTTATAACCATGTTTTTGGCATCACTGCTTTATTTGGATACTCCTTTGCTACCTATACAGATATTACTGGTGAATTTGGCAACAGATGGACTACCAGCTATAGCATTAGGGGTAGATCCACCAGATAAAGATGTAATGTATGAGATGCCGAGAGATAAAAATGAAAGTATATTTGCAAGGGGACTGAAGGAAAAGATAATTATAAGAGGAAGCCTTATAGGTGTTTGTACGGTACTAGCTTTTCTATCAGGCAGGTTTTTTCATATGAGTCTTGAAACCTCTAGAACCGTAGCTCTTGGAACCCTTATAATGTCTCAGCTGATACATGTATTTGAATGCAGGTCAGAAAAGCATTCAATATTTGAAATAAAATTATTTACAAATATATATCTGGTGGGAGCTGTAGCCATATCAATAATAATGTTAATAGTAGTTATATATGTACCATTTTTCGGAACAATTTTTCATACAAATCCTTTAAATATAGGTCAATGGCTTATAGTAATGTTTTTCTCGGGTATTATAGCAATGATTAATAGTCTTTATTTGTTTTTCAATAAAAACTAAATGTTGTATCAAGAGAAATAAATATTCATTGAAGCAAGTTCTTAATTCAGGTGGGGATTCTTTTACCCCATCTTGAATTTTAGAACTGCAAATGCATGGCCTACTTGGCGTCGAACTCCCACCTGAAGAAAAGTAGACAAAACAAAATTTATTTTGTATTTGGTCGCTTTAACAGAGTGCAAGCAGAGAACCAAAATCTTTTTTTTGATTTTGTGTGAGGGCTGTACAGAGTGCGTGGGAGACTTACGCCAAGTTAGTCAGGTTAAAATAGTAAGTATAATAAACAAGAAGTTATCTTATAATGCATATATACATTGTAAAATAGCTTCTTTTATTTTAAAAATCAATGATGCCATATGATATAAATTTATATTCCTTAAATATTAACTGAATTATCCATAAAAATGCCTTTATTATAGTATAAATTACAACTGGACAATTATATATCATATGTAGGGAATCACTTATACCTTCTAATCTGCCTAACGGTTTTTGGTGTGTTGCCTTCAATTTTTACCAAATCTTTTTTTGTGGTCATATTTCTGATATTCATAACTTCTACAGTTTCTCCATTTCCTTTGCCTCGTGGCCCCTTTACTCCCTGTACAATTAGAAGATTACCTTGATTTATAGTCATAAACTCCGGCCTTTTAAACCATTTATTTCTCTTATAAGTACATTTTGTAATATTTTTGCTCCTATCGGGTTTTATAATTAAAGTAACTATTAGCTTATGGAAAATCCATAAAATCGATTTCTCTTCAAGCTTAACAGATATTACCTTACCTTGTACCTGTGTAAGTCTATCTCCATATTTTTTTAGATAAGATTTTGTATAATAATCTTGTATTTTTTCTTTAAAACCCATTCTTATGACTCCTTTTAATAGTATATTTTATATAATAATATTTACATACAATAATAATTACAATTATATCATAACATATACCTTTTTTAAATATATATTATGAACTGTACAGTGATTATCATTAGCACTTTTATGGATAACTATGTAAAGCATATCAATAAAATTGAACTATTGCTTTTTTTTAGTGGATAGTATATTTTGTTTATATAGATAAAAATATTCGCAAAAATATCATTGATAATTTAATAAATTAATATTAAATATTAAAAAATTATACTAAAGTAACTTTAAAGGAAGTGATTTAATTGAAAATGCTTACCCAACATACCAAATTGGTTAATGAATGGCTTGAGCGATATGGGGTTAAATTTGGTATTTACAAAAATGATAAATTTATTGAACAGCTGTTTCCCTTTGATGCAATACCTAGAATTATTGAGGCAGATAAATTTGCTCTTCTGGAAAAAGGATTAATTCAACGAGTGTGTGCTCTTAATTTATTTTTAAAAGATATTTATTCTAATAGATGTATTTTGAGAGATAAAATAATACCGGAGGAATTTGTGTATTCCTCTAAAGGATTTTTTGCTGAATGCTGTGGTATTACTCCACCAAAAGGTATATATTCTCATGTTGCCGGTATAGATCTTGTAGAAGCTAAGGATGGATGGTATGTATTGGAGGACAATTTGCGTATTCCTTCGGGGGCTTCTTATCCTATGATTGCAAGAGAAATTACAAGGAGTATAAGTCCTGAAACCTTTGAAAAGAACAAG
This genomic window from Clostridium pasteurianum DSM 525 = ATCC 6013 contains:
- the flhA gene encoding flagellar biosynthesis protein FlhA, which encodes MSNGDRSNFKLKNNMDVIVAVGVMLIVLMIIIPLPTAMLDVLIVVNITIATIIILITMFTTEVLQLSVFPTLLLVTTLFRLGLNISSTRLILSQANAGEVINAFGSFVVGGNYIVGIIIFLIIIVIQFIVITNGAGRVAEVAARFALDAMPGKQMSIDADLNAGLIDDAEAKNRRRKIQQEADFYGSMDGASKFVKGDAIASIVIVLINIVAGIVIGAVQMGMPIAEAAQTYVRLTIGDGLVSQIPALLISIATGILVTRSGNDEDFGKQVVGQLTSFPKVLGIAAAILLFLSFIPGLPFLPFFILAVACTVGAYLLYKEEKAQIIMQEENINMEMAEQENKEPENVMNLISVEPMEIEIGYGLIPLADEASGGDLLQRIASVRRQCAIEMGIVVQPIRIRDNLQLKTNEYVVKIRGTVVAKGELMPSMLLSMDPTGEGGDIPGIKTIEPTFGLPAVWINKDQREDMEIKGFTVVDPTTVMVTHLTETIKSHSYELLGRQEVKAIIDSMKERYSAVVEELIPDLMTIGELQKVLQNLLKEKVPIKDMVTILESLADNSRNSKDLELLTEYVRIALGRTICNPLIDDNNRITVATFAPEVENVIANNIQKSMQGSFPAVDPDTTSRILDSIKNVLNTIYFPENQPAILVSPKIRPAVRKLIEMVFPNITVLSLNEVPNEIEIRTEGVVSL
- a CDS encoding flagellar brake protein — encoded protein: MDSSNINFNMNSKCEVFIEEDSSVYKSSIQDMGKGYIGISIPVCNGKYAPLSENQQVTVVYYDKNNLYGFNANVIGRKKDKIPIILLSMPEDIKKVQRRKFFRVNLLKEVEYLKADKNISDSTFNELIKNPKNFKKALMIDLSGGGLRLKTKEEIKLGDRFIIKIPLQQEEIFVIDDCVRVYKDTDSNLYVSGFSFVNIDTKVQDKIIAYLFWIMREQMKKI
- a CDS encoding FliA/WhiG family RNA polymerase sigma factor — protein: MAMRRTSDTKEAVVKKYIPLVKYIASRVIIGKNKYVEYEDLVGYGMVGLMDAINKFDNSKGMKFSSYASIRIKGAMIDELRKNSPISKGAMDKLNKYNQIIEMLQKELLREPTYEEIAEAFGGTIGEIAEVENYINYMSVTSLENLVFSEEDDMPVISTIEDKNSPSPEKTLEEKEQIEFLAKALDILNEKDKTVLSLYYYEGLTLKEIGKVLSVSESRVCQLHSRAIVHLRQALKKLKYE
- a CDS encoding MinD/ParA family protein, with translation MLDQAQRLRQMAAKEGNMNKSQTAPKIITVTSGKGGVGKSNFVVNLSITLQKMGKKVLIFDADVGMGNDDVLMGFLPKYNVFDVIFNNKNIEDVIIEGPFGVKLLPGGSGVARINEITNTQRNNFLNKLSQLENLDYIIMDTGAGISRSVLGFVSCCDELFLIITPEPTSLMDSYSLLKAVVHFKIKDQIKIIVNRTYDSEEAEETYNKFANAVNNFLKIHISYMGNISEDRKLVSAVRNQEPFVIGSPNSSASQDLLKIANKILGDSEGYYKSNEAGIQGLFKKIFNIFS
- a CDS encoding flagellar hook-basal body complex protein produces the protein MIRSLYTTISGMITQQAKQDVITNNMSNANTVGFKGDNLAIRKFNDVLIQNQSKIYNGVNYTQTIGNLSFGSRIDETATDFTQGNIESTDSDTDFAIDGRGFFTVSRDNGTTAQNYYTRDGHFHVNMQGYLVNDSGDYVMGRNINSGNVERINVGNGKITSDIYGNINIDGTPAYAFQTVDFNNYNTLKKVGDNLYQGENPIANNNIFVKQKSLEESNINPVNEMVNMMSTMRTFETQQKIVQSIDQTLGQAIDVGTVR
- a CDS encoding flagellar hook-basal body complex protein, with protein sequence MDRLMWTSRSAMNAQQQKLDAISNNIANVNTNGYKAEKVEFSDLLYENFTRLGYPTNTNNANGINSVPQNGTGVKTTDWIRDNTQGSLTETSQETDLALDGSGYFRVIRPDGSAAYERSSDFNLDVNGRLVDSNGNILEINFTNGNTPLTKGNFMISQDGTLSVKEANGAFQAVGNINVYDAVGEEPFISVGNNLYVPKPGAQIFTANNTNIMQGYTENSNVDIAKEMVDMIAAQRAFQLNTKSLTTADEMWGMVNNLRSR
- the flhF gene encoding flagellar biosynthesis protein FlhF, whose product is MIIKKYVVSTMNEAVTKIRHELGKDAVIISQRKMRKKGFTGLFSKKVIEVTAAVEEINKSKKNTKNRVEVKKDSVKDSLEAIKKAVEIQRDNKEVVLQQKNVEESIDKNIKRDFNIIKSEDNLLREIKDMKNILNDIMDSKNVSLKNGSPIYKTLRDYDLKEEIIEEIISRMKLESDDLDEKEKLKKVLVSMISVTETKEQGVIVLIGPTGVGKTTTIAKLAGKFALIEKKTVGLITVDTYRIGAVEQLKTYADIMDIPFKVVFSIKDMESAVEAMQNCDVILVDTTGRSSKNKMQISELRAFIDKTHSENLHLVISCTTKNSDIKSIVEGYRVLNYNNVIITKLDETTTYGSILNILKEAKKPLSYVSIGQNVPDDITTLTTEELVNLITGVESIC